The following coding sequences are from one Salvia hispanica cultivar TCC Black 2014 chromosome 3, UniMelb_Shisp_WGS_1.0, whole genome shotgun sequence window:
- the LOC125213366 gene encoding NADPH-dependent diflavin oxidoreductase 1 isoform X2, with translation MLHRQEMQWMLLSGLAAKLSVVSELPNKEAVILVVSTAGQGENPDSMKGFWRFLLQKNLTEDWLKGVNYAVFGLGDSSYQKYNFVAKKLDKRLSSLGASPIIERGLGDDQHPSGYEGALDPWMSSLWSILYQRNPRLLPNAINPDDTLMDQPKVQVIYHDTEEGLSPMTTNADFNYLEMQLEKAHSMNPAKYSGKSRPDCFLKLTKNYQLSRVESGKDVRHFEFEAVSCPINYDVGDILEVLPGQSPEALDAFMQRCNLNPESYITVQARDNENRGFQKPSTPVKVKSFIELAMDVASASPRRYFFEVMSFFATAEHEKERLQYFASPEGRDDLYQYNQKERRTVLEVLEDFPSVQMPFEWLVQLVPPLKTRAFSISSSNSAHPNQVHLTISVVSWTTPYKRKRTGLCSSWLAGLDPNQRVLIPAWISKGCLPPPPPSLPLILVGPGTGCAPFHGFVEERAIQSKTVTTAPVVFFFGCRNEKDDFLYRDFWLSHLQKNGVLSEEKGGGFYVAFSREQPHKVYVQHKMREQRSKIWSLLSQGAAVYVAGSANKMPADVMSALEEIVSNETGVPREAASTWIRTLERAGKYHVEAWS, from the exons ATGCTTCACAGACAGGAAATGCAATGGATGCTGCTGAGCGGTTTGGCCGCGAAGCTGAGCGTCGTG AGCGAATTGCCGAACAAGGAAGCCGTCATTTTGGTGGTGTCGACCGCAGGTCAGGGGGAAAATCCAGATTCGATGAAG GGGTTTTGGAGATTCTTATTGCAAAAGAATTTGACAGAAGATTGGCTTAAAGGGGTTAATTATGCTGTGTTTGGACTGGGCGATTCAAGCTACCAAAAGTATAAT TTTGTAGCAAAGAAACTGGACAAACGGCTTTCAAGTCTTGGTGCATCACCGATTATTGAAAGAGGCCTGGGAGATGATCAGCATCCTTCAGG GTATGAAGGGGCTCTAGATCCATGGATGTCCTCCTTGTGGAGTATATTGTATCAAAGAAATCCTAGGTTGCTTCCAAATGCTATAAATCCTGACGATACTTTGATGGATCAACCTAAAGTGCAAGTTATATATCATGACACTGAAGAAGGGCTATCACCTATGACAACCAATGCAG ATTTTAACTATCTGGAGATGCAACTTGAGAAAGCCCACTCAATGAATCCTGCGAAATATTCTGGAAAAAGCAGGCCTGATTGCTTCCTCAAACTG ACCAAGAATTATCAATTAAGTCGGGTGGAAAGCGGGAAGGATGTACGTCACTTTGAGTTTGAAGCTGTTTCATGT CCTATCAATTACGATGTAGGCGACATTCTTGAGGTTCTTCCAGGTCAAAGTCCTGAAGCACTCGATGCCTTTATGCAACGGTGTAATTTGAACCCTGAATCATACATAACT GTTCAAGCTAGAGATAATGAGAACCGTGGTTTTCAGAAACCTTCTACCCCTGTGAAGGTGAAATCCTTCATTGAGTTGGCAATGGATGTTGCATCAGCTTCCCCTAGGCGATATTTTTTTGAG GTCATGAGTTTCTTTGCCACTGCTGAGCATGAAAAGGAAAGGCTTCAATATTTCGCCTCACCTGAAGGAAGAGATGATTTATACCAGTACAATCAGAAGGAACGGAGAACTGTCCTTGAG GTGCTGGAGGATTTTCCTTCTGTGCAGATGCCCTTTGAATGGTTGGTACAGCTGGTTCCTCCACTAAAAACAAGGGCCTTTTCCATCTCTTCATCTAATTCAGCCCATCCAAATCAGGTCCATTTAACTATAAGCGTAGTGTCATGGACAACACCTTACAAGAGGAAACGCACGGGTCTTTGCTCATCATGGCTTGCGGGTCTTGATCCCAATCAGA GAGTCCTTATACCAGCATGGATTAGCAAAGGCTGTCTTCCTCCGCCACCACCATCACTTCCTCTGATTCTTGTTGGACCTGGAACTGGATGCGCACCTTTCCATGGGTTTGTGGAGGAACGTGCAATTCAGAGTAAAACTGTTACAACTGCTCCTGTTGTCTTCTTCTTTGGGTGTAGAAACGAGAAGGATGATTTCCTGTACAGGGATTTTTGGCTGTCACATTTGCAGAAGAATGGAGTGCTTTCTGAAGAGAAAGGTGGAGGATTCTATGTTGCCTTTTCGAGGGAACAGCCGCATAAAGTGTATGTACAACACAAAATGAGGGAGCAAAGGAGTAAAATATGGAGTTTGCTAAGTCAGGGCGCTGCTGTTTATGTTGCTGGATCTGCAAATAAAATGCCTGCTGATGTAATGTCAGCATTGGAGGAAATTGTTTCGAATGAAACCGGGGTTCCAAGAGAAGCTGCATCGACATGGATTAGGACACTGGAAAGGGCTGGCAAGTATCACGTCGAGGCTTGGTCTTGA
- the LOC125213366 gene encoding NADPH-dependent diflavin oxidoreductase 1 isoform X3, whose protein sequence is MKKKSELPNKEAVILVVSTAGQGENPDSMKGFWRFLLQKNLTEDWLKGVNYAVFGLGDSSYQKYNFVAKKLDKRLSSLGASPIIERGLGDDQHPSGYEGALDPWMSSLWSILYQRNPRLLPNAINPDDTLMDQPKVQVIYHDTEEGLSPMTTNADFNYLEMQLEKAHSMNPAKYSGKSRPDCFLKLTKNYQLSRVESGKDVRHFEFEAVSCPINYDVGDILEVLPGQSPEALDAFMQRCNLNPESYITVQARDNENRGFQKPSTPVKVKSFIELAMDVASASPRRYFFEVMSFFATAEHEKERLQYFASPEGRDDLYQYNQKERRTVLEVLEDFPSVQMPFEWLVQLVPPLKTRAFSISSSNSAHPNQVHLTISVVSWTTPYKRKRTGLCSSWLAGLDPNQRVLIPAWISKGCLPPPPPSLPLILVGPGTGCAPFHGFVEERAIQSKTVTTAPVVFFFGCRNEKDDFLYRDFWLSHLQKNGVLSEEKGGGFYVAFSREQPHKVYVQHKMREQRSKIWSLLSQGAAVYVAGSANKMPADVMSALEEIVSNETGVPREAASTWIRTLERAGKYHVEAWS, encoded by the exons atgaaaaagaaa AGCGAATTGCCGAACAAGGAAGCCGTCATTTTGGTGGTGTCGACCGCAGGTCAGGGGGAAAATCCAGATTCGATGAAG GGGTTTTGGAGATTCTTATTGCAAAAGAATTTGACAGAAGATTGGCTTAAAGGGGTTAATTATGCTGTGTTTGGACTGGGCGATTCAAGCTACCAAAAGTATAAT TTTGTAGCAAAGAAACTGGACAAACGGCTTTCAAGTCTTGGTGCATCACCGATTATTGAAAGAGGCCTGGGAGATGATCAGCATCCTTCAGG GTATGAAGGGGCTCTAGATCCATGGATGTCCTCCTTGTGGAGTATATTGTATCAAAGAAATCCTAGGTTGCTTCCAAATGCTATAAATCCTGACGATACTTTGATGGATCAACCTAAAGTGCAAGTTATATATCATGACACTGAAGAAGGGCTATCACCTATGACAACCAATGCAG ATTTTAACTATCTGGAGATGCAACTTGAGAAAGCCCACTCAATGAATCCTGCGAAATATTCTGGAAAAAGCAGGCCTGATTGCTTCCTCAAACTG ACCAAGAATTATCAATTAAGTCGGGTGGAAAGCGGGAAGGATGTACGTCACTTTGAGTTTGAAGCTGTTTCATGT CCTATCAATTACGATGTAGGCGACATTCTTGAGGTTCTTCCAGGTCAAAGTCCTGAAGCACTCGATGCCTTTATGCAACGGTGTAATTTGAACCCTGAATCATACATAACT GTTCAAGCTAGAGATAATGAGAACCGTGGTTTTCAGAAACCTTCTACCCCTGTGAAGGTGAAATCCTTCATTGAGTTGGCAATGGATGTTGCATCAGCTTCCCCTAGGCGATATTTTTTTGAG GTCATGAGTTTCTTTGCCACTGCTGAGCATGAAAAGGAAAGGCTTCAATATTTCGCCTCACCTGAAGGAAGAGATGATTTATACCAGTACAATCAGAAGGAACGGAGAACTGTCCTTGAG GTGCTGGAGGATTTTCCTTCTGTGCAGATGCCCTTTGAATGGTTGGTACAGCTGGTTCCTCCACTAAAAACAAGGGCCTTTTCCATCTCTTCATCTAATTCAGCCCATCCAAATCAGGTCCATTTAACTATAAGCGTAGTGTCATGGACAACACCTTACAAGAGGAAACGCACGGGTCTTTGCTCATCATGGCTTGCGGGTCTTGATCCCAATCAGA GAGTCCTTATACCAGCATGGATTAGCAAAGGCTGTCTTCCTCCGCCACCACCATCACTTCCTCTGATTCTTGTTGGACCTGGAACTGGATGCGCACCTTTCCATGGGTTTGTGGAGGAACGTGCAATTCAGAGTAAAACTGTTACAACTGCTCCTGTTGTCTTCTTCTTTGGGTGTAGAAACGAGAAGGATGATTTCCTGTACAGGGATTTTTGGCTGTCACATTTGCAGAAGAATGGAGTGCTTTCTGAAGAGAAAGGTGGAGGATTCTATGTTGCCTTTTCGAGGGAACAGCCGCATAAAGTGTATGTACAACACAAAATGAGGGAGCAAAGGAGTAAAATATGGAGTTTGCTAAGTCAGGGCGCTGCTGTTTATGTTGCTGGATCTGCAAATAAAATGCCTGCTGATGTAATGTCAGCATTGGAGGAAATTGTTTCGAATGAAACCGGGGTTCCAAGAGAAGCTGCATCGACATGGATTAGGACACTGGAAAGGGCTGGCAAGTATCACGTCGAGGCTTGGTCTTGA
- the LOC125213366 gene encoding NADPH-dependent diflavin oxidoreductase 1 isoform X4, which yields MKGFWRFLLQKNLTEDWLKGVNYAVFGLGDSSYQKYNFVAKKLDKRLSSLGASPIIERGLGDDQHPSGYEGALDPWMSSLWSILYQRNPRLLPNAINPDDTLMDQPKVQVIYHDTEEGLSPMTTNADFNYLEMQLEKAHSMNPAKYSGKSRPDCFLKLTKNYQLSRVESGKDVRHFEFEAVSCPINYDVGDILEVLPGQSPEALDAFMQRCNLNPESYITVQARDNENRGFQKPSTPVKVKSFIELAMDVASASPRRYFFEVMSFFATAEHEKERLQYFASPEGRDDLYQYNQKERRTVLEVLEDFPSVQMPFEWLVQLVPPLKTRAFSISSSNSAHPNQVHLTISVVSWTTPYKRKRTGLCSSWLAGLDPNQRVLIPAWISKGCLPPPPPSLPLILVGPGTGCAPFHGFVEERAIQSKTVTTAPVVFFFGCRNEKDDFLYRDFWLSHLQKNGVLSEEKGGGFYVAFSREQPHKVYVQHKMREQRSKIWSLLSQGAAVYVAGSANKMPADVMSALEEIVSNETGVPREAASTWIRTLERAGKYHVEAWS from the exons ATGAAG GGGTTTTGGAGATTCTTATTGCAAAAGAATTTGACAGAAGATTGGCTTAAAGGGGTTAATTATGCTGTGTTTGGACTGGGCGATTCAAGCTACCAAAAGTATAAT TTTGTAGCAAAGAAACTGGACAAACGGCTTTCAAGTCTTGGTGCATCACCGATTATTGAAAGAGGCCTGGGAGATGATCAGCATCCTTCAGG GTATGAAGGGGCTCTAGATCCATGGATGTCCTCCTTGTGGAGTATATTGTATCAAAGAAATCCTAGGTTGCTTCCAAATGCTATAAATCCTGACGATACTTTGATGGATCAACCTAAAGTGCAAGTTATATATCATGACACTGAAGAAGGGCTATCACCTATGACAACCAATGCAG ATTTTAACTATCTGGAGATGCAACTTGAGAAAGCCCACTCAATGAATCCTGCGAAATATTCTGGAAAAAGCAGGCCTGATTGCTTCCTCAAACTG ACCAAGAATTATCAATTAAGTCGGGTGGAAAGCGGGAAGGATGTACGTCACTTTGAGTTTGAAGCTGTTTCATGT CCTATCAATTACGATGTAGGCGACATTCTTGAGGTTCTTCCAGGTCAAAGTCCTGAAGCACTCGATGCCTTTATGCAACGGTGTAATTTGAACCCTGAATCATACATAACT GTTCAAGCTAGAGATAATGAGAACCGTGGTTTTCAGAAACCTTCTACCCCTGTGAAGGTGAAATCCTTCATTGAGTTGGCAATGGATGTTGCATCAGCTTCCCCTAGGCGATATTTTTTTGAG GTCATGAGTTTCTTTGCCACTGCTGAGCATGAAAAGGAAAGGCTTCAATATTTCGCCTCACCTGAAGGAAGAGATGATTTATACCAGTACAATCAGAAGGAACGGAGAACTGTCCTTGAG GTGCTGGAGGATTTTCCTTCTGTGCAGATGCCCTTTGAATGGTTGGTACAGCTGGTTCCTCCACTAAAAACAAGGGCCTTTTCCATCTCTTCATCTAATTCAGCCCATCCAAATCAGGTCCATTTAACTATAAGCGTAGTGTCATGGACAACACCTTACAAGAGGAAACGCACGGGTCTTTGCTCATCATGGCTTGCGGGTCTTGATCCCAATCAGA GAGTCCTTATACCAGCATGGATTAGCAAAGGCTGTCTTCCTCCGCCACCACCATCACTTCCTCTGATTCTTGTTGGACCTGGAACTGGATGCGCACCTTTCCATGGGTTTGTGGAGGAACGTGCAATTCAGAGTAAAACTGTTACAACTGCTCCTGTTGTCTTCTTCTTTGGGTGTAGAAACGAGAAGGATGATTTCCTGTACAGGGATTTTTGGCTGTCACATTTGCAGAAGAATGGAGTGCTTTCTGAAGAGAAAGGTGGAGGATTCTATGTTGCCTTTTCGAGGGAACAGCCGCATAAAGTGTATGTACAACACAAAATGAGGGAGCAAAGGAGTAAAATATGGAGTTTGCTAAGTCAGGGCGCTGCTGTTTATGTTGCTGGATCTGCAAATAAAATGCCTGCTGATGTAATGTCAGCATTGGAGGAAATTGTTTCGAATGAAACCGGGGTTCCAAGAGAAGCTGCATCGACATGGATTAGGACACTGGAAAGGGCTGGCAAGTATCACGTCGAGGCTTGGTCTTGA
- the LOC125213366 gene encoding NADPH-dependent diflavin oxidoreductase 1 isoform X6, translating into MSSLWSILYQRNPRLLPNAINPDDTLMDQPKVQVIYHDTEEGLSPMTTNADFNYLEMQLEKAHSMNPAKYSGKSRPDCFLKLTKNYQLSRVESGKDVRHFEFEAVSCPINYDVGDILEVLPGQSPEALDAFMQRCNLNPESYITVQARDNENRGFQKPSTPVKVKSFIELAMDVASASPRRYFFEVMSFFATAEHEKERLQYFASPEGRDDLYQYNQKERRTVLEVLEDFPSVQMPFEWLVQLVPPLKTRAFSISSSNSAHPNQVHLTISVVSWTTPYKRKRTGLCSSWLAGLDPNQRVLIPAWISKGCLPPPPPSLPLILVGPGTGCAPFHGFVEERAIQSKTVTTAPVVFFFGCRNEKDDFLYRDFWLSHLQKNGVLSEEKGGGFYVAFSREQPHKVYVQHKMREQRSKIWSLLSQGAAVYVAGSANKMPADVMSALEEIVSNETGVPREAASTWIRTLERAGKYHVEAWS; encoded by the exons ATGTCCTCCTTGTGGAGTATATTGTATCAAAGAAATCCTAGGTTGCTTCCAAATGCTATAAATCCTGACGATACTTTGATGGATCAACCTAAAGTGCAAGTTATATATCATGACACTGAAGAAGGGCTATCACCTATGACAACCAATGCAG ATTTTAACTATCTGGAGATGCAACTTGAGAAAGCCCACTCAATGAATCCTGCGAAATATTCTGGAAAAAGCAGGCCTGATTGCTTCCTCAAACTG ACCAAGAATTATCAATTAAGTCGGGTGGAAAGCGGGAAGGATGTACGTCACTTTGAGTTTGAAGCTGTTTCATGT CCTATCAATTACGATGTAGGCGACATTCTTGAGGTTCTTCCAGGTCAAAGTCCTGAAGCACTCGATGCCTTTATGCAACGGTGTAATTTGAACCCTGAATCATACATAACT GTTCAAGCTAGAGATAATGAGAACCGTGGTTTTCAGAAACCTTCTACCCCTGTGAAGGTGAAATCCTTCATTGAGTTGGCAATGGATGTTGCATCAGCTTCCCCTAGGCGATATTTTTTTGAG GTCATGAGTTTCTTTGCCACTGCTGAGCATGAAAAGGAAAGGCTTCAATATTTCGCCTCACCTGAAGGAAGAGATGATTTATACCAGTACAATCAGAAGGAACGGAGAACTGTCCTTGAG GTGCTGGAGGATTTTCCTTCTGTGCAGATGCCCTTTGAATGGTTGGTACAGCTGGTTCCTCCACTAAAAACAAGGGCCTTTTCCATCTCTTCATCTAATTCAGCCCATCCAAATCAGGTCCATTTAACTATAAGCGTAGTGTCATGGACAACACCTTACAAGAGGAAACGCACGGGTCTTTGCTCATCATGGCTTGCGGGTCTTGATCCCAATCAGA GAGTCCTTATACCAGCATGGATTAGCAAAGGCTGTCTTCCTCCGCCACCACCATCACTTCCTCTGATTCTTGTTGGACCTGGAACTGGATGCGCACCTTTCCATGGGTTTGTGGAGGAACGTGCAATTCAGAGTAAAACTGTTACAACTGCTCCTGTTGTCTTCTTCTTTGGGTGTAGAAACGAGAAGGATGATTTCCTGTACAGGGATTTTTGGCTGTCACATTTGCAGAAGAATGGAGTGCTTTCTGAAGAGAAAGGTGGAGGATTCTATGTTGCCTTTTCGAGGGAACAGCCGCATAAAGTGTATGTACAACACAAAATGAGGGAGCAAAGGAGTAAAATATGGAGTTTGCTAAGTCAGGGCGCTGCTGTTTATGTTGCTGGATCTGCAAATAAAATGCCTGCTGATGTAATGTCAGCATTGGAGGAAATTGTTTCGAATGAAACCGGGGTTCCAAGAGAAGCTGCATCGACATGGATTAGGACACTGGAAAGGGCTGGCAAGTATCACGTCGAGGCTTGGTCTTGA
- the LOC125213366 gene encoding NADPH-dependent diflavin oxidoreductase 1 isoform X7: MDVASASPRRYFFEVMSFFATAEHEKERLQYFASPEGRDDLYQYNQKERRTVLEVLEDFPSVQMPFEWLVQLVPPLKTRAFSISSSNSAHPNQVHLTISVVSWTTPYKRKRTGLCSSWLAGLDPNQRVLIPAWISKGCLPPPPPSLPLILVGPGTGCAPFHGFVEERAIQSKTVTTAPVVFFFGCRNEKDDFLYRDFWLSHLQKNGVLSEEKGGGFYVAFSREQPHKVYVQHKMREQRSKIWSLLSQGAAVYVAGSANKMPADVMSALEEIVSNETGVPREAASTWIRTLERAGKYHVEAWS; encoded by the exons ATGGATGTTGCATCAGCTTCCCCTAGGCGATATTTTTTTGAG GTCATGAGTTTCTTTGCCACTGCTGAGCATGAAAAGGAAAGGCTTCAATATTTCGCCTCACCTGAAGGAAGAGATGATTTATACCAGTACAATCAGAAGGAACGGAGAACTGTCCTTGAG GTGCTGGAGGATTTTCCTTCTGTGCAGATGCCCTTTGAATGGTTGGTACAGCTGGTTCCTCCACTAAAAACAAGGGCCTTTTCCATCTCTTCATCTAATTCAGCCCATCCAAATCAGGTCCATTTAACTATAAGCGTAGTGTCATGGACAACACCTTACAAGAGGAAACGCACGGGTCTTTGCTCATCATGGCTTGCGGGTCTTGATCCCAATCAGA GAGTCCTTATACCAGCATGGATTAGCAAAGGCTGTCTTCCTCCGCCACCACCATCACTTCCTCTGATTCTTGTTGGACCTGGAACTGGATGCGCACCTTTCCATGGGTTTGTGGAGGAACGTGCAATTCAGAGTAAAACTGTTACAACTGCTCCTGTTGTCTTCTTCTTTGGGTGTAGAAACGAGAAGGATGATTTCCTGTACAGGGATTTTTGGCTGTCACATTTGCAGAAGAATGGAGTGCTTTCTGAAGAGAAAGGTGGAGGATTCTATGTTGCCTTTTCGAGGGAACAGCCGCATAAAGTGTATGTACAACACAAAATGAGGGAGCAAAGGAGTAAAATATGGAGTTTGCTAAGTCAGGGCGCTGCTGTTTATGTTGCTGGATCTGCAAATAAAATGCCTGCTGATGTAATGTCAGCATTGGAGGAAATTGTTTCGAATGAAACCGGGGTTCCAAGAGAAGCTGCATCGACATGGATTAGGACACTGGAAAGGGCTGGCAAGTATCACGTCGAGGCTTGGTCTTGA
- the LOC125213366 gene encoding NADPH-dependent diflavin oxidoreductase 1 isoform X1, which produces MCLTEMKRENQLLILYASQTGNAMDAAERFGREAERRGCPSISVLSMDEFHPSELPNKEAVILVVSTAGQGENPDSMKGFWRFLLQKNLTEDWLKGVNYAVFGLGDSSYQKYNFVAKKLDKRLSSLGASPIIERGLGDDQHPSGYEGALDPWMSSLWSILYQRNPRLLPNAINPDDTLMDQPKVQVIYHDTEEGLSPMTTNADFNYLEMQLEKAHSMNPAKYSGKSRPDCFLKLTKNYQLSRVESGKDVRHFEFEAVSCPINYDVGDILEVLPGQSPEALDAFMQRCNLNPESYITVQARDNENRGFQKPSTPVKVKSFIELAMDVASASPRRYFFEVMSFFATAEHEKERLQYFASPEGRDDLYQYNQKERRTVLEVLEDFPSVQMPFEWLVQLVPPLKTRAFSISSSNSAHPNQVHLTISVVSWTTPYKRKRTGLCSSWLAGLDPNQRVLIPAWISKGCLPPPPPSLPLILVGPGTGCAPFHGFVEERAIQSKTVTTAPVVFFFGCRNEKDDFLYRDFWLSHLQKNGVLSEEKGGGFYVAFSREQPHKVYVQHKMREQRSKIWSLLSQGAAVYVAGSANKMPADVMSALEEIVSNETGVPREAASTWIRTLERAGKYHVEAWS; this is translated from the exons ATGTGCTTGACGGAGATGAAGCGTGAAAATCAGCTGCTGATATTGTATGCTTCACAGACAGGAAATGCAATGGATGCTGCTGAGCGGTTTGGCCGCGAAGCTGAGCGTCGTGGTTGCCCTTCCATCTCTGTCCTCTCCATGGACGAGTTTCATCCC AGCGAATTGCCGAACAAGGAAGCCGTCATTTTGGTGGTGTCGACCGCAGGTCAGGGGGAAAATCCAGATTCGATGAAG GGGTTTTGGAGATTCTTATTGCAAAAGAATTTGACAGAAGATTGGCTTAAAGGGGTTAATTATGCTGTGTTTGGACTGGGCGATTCAAGCTACCAAAAGTATAAT TTTGTAGCAAAGAAACTGGACAAACGGCTTTCAAGTCTTGGTGCATCACCGATTATTGAAAGAGGCCTGGGAGATGATCAGCATCCTTCAGG GTATGAAGGGGCTCTAGATCCATGGATGTCCTCCTTGTGGAGTATATTGTATCAAAGAAATCCTAGGTTGCTTCCAAATGCTATAAATCCTGACGATACTTTGATGGATCAACCTAAAGTGCAAGTTATATATCATGACACTGAAGAAGGGCTATCACCTATGACAACCAATGCAG ATTTTAACTATCTGGAGATGCAACTTGAGAAAGCCCACTCAATGAATCCTGCGAAATATTCTGGAAAAAGCAGGCCTGATTGCTTCCTCAAACTG ACCAAGAATTATCAATTAAGTCGGGTGGAAAGCGGGAAGGATGTACGTCACTTTGAGTTTGAAGCTGTTTCATGT CCTATCAATTACGATGTAGGCGACATTCTTGAGGTTCTTCCAGGTCAAAGTCCTGAAGCACTCGATGCCTTTATGCAACGGTGTAATTTGAACCCTGAATCATACATAACT GTTCAAGCTAGAGATAATGAGAACCGTGGTTTTCAGAAACCTTCTACCCCTGTGAAGGTGAAATCCTTCATTGAGTTGGCAATGGATGTTGCATCAGCTTCCCCTAGGCGATATTTTTTTGAG GTCATGAGTTTCTTTGCCACTGCTGAGCATGAAAAGGAAAGGCTTCAATATTTCGCCTCACCTGAAGGAAGAGATGATTTATACCAGTACAATCAGAAGGAACGGAGAACTGTCCTTGAG GTGCTGGAGGATTTTCCTTCTGTGCAGATGCCCTTTGAATGGTTGGTACAGCTGGTTCCTCCACTAAAAACAAGGGCCTTTTCCATCTCTTCATCTAATTCAGCCCATCCAAATCAGGTCCATTTAACTATAAGCGTAGTGTCATGGACAACACCTTACAAGAGGAAACGCACGGGTCTTTGCTCATCATGGCTTGCGGGTCTTGATCCCAATCAGA GAGTCCTTATACCAGCATGGATTAGCAAAGGCTGTCTTCCTCCGCCACCACCATCACTTCCTCTGATTCTTGTTGGACCTGGAACTGGATGCGCACCTTTCCATGGGTTTGTGGAGGAACGTGCAATTCAGAGTAAAACTGTTACAACTGCTCCTGTTGTCTTCTTCTTTGGGTGTAGAAACGAGAAGGATGATTTCCTGTACAGGGATTTTTGGCTGTCACATTTGCAGAAGAATGGAGTGCTTTCTGAAGAGAAAGGTGGAGGATTCTATGTTGCCTTTTCGAGGGAACAGCCGCATAAAGTGTATGTACAACACAAAATGAGGGAGCAAAGGAGTAAAATATGGAGTTTGCTAAGTCAGGGCGCTGCTGTTTATGTTGCTGGATCTGCAAATAAAATGCCTGCTGATGTAATGTCAGCATTGGAGGAAATTGTTTCGAATGAAACCGGGGTTCCAAGAGAAGCTGCATCGACATGGATTAGGACACTGGAAAGGGCTGGCAAGTATCACGTCGAGGCTTGGTCTTGA
- the LOC125213366 gene encoding NADPH-dependent diflavin oxidoreductase 1 isoform X9, which yields MRTFPWVCGGTCNSEDFWLSHLQKNGVLSEEKGGGFYVAFSREQPHKVYVQHKMREQRSKIWSLLSQGAAVYVAGSANKMPADVMSALEEIVSNETGVPREAASTWIRTLERAGKYHVEAWS from the exons ATGCGCACCTTTCCATGGGTTTGTGGAGGAACGTGCAATTCAGA GGATTTTTGGCTGTCACATTTGCAGAAGAATGGAGTGCTTTCTGAAGAGAAAGGTGGAGGATTCTATGTTGCCTTTTCGAGGGAACAGCCGCATAAAGTGTATGTACAACACAAAATGAGGGAGCAAAGGAGTAAAATATGGAGTTTGCTAAGTCAGGGCGCTGCTGTTTATGTTGCTGGATCTGCAAATAAAATGCCTGCTGATGTAATGTCAGCATTGGAGGAAATTGTTTCGAATGAAACCGGGGTTCCAAGAGAAGCTGCATCGACATGGATTAGGACACTGGAAAGGGCTGGCAAGTATCACGTCGAGGCTTGGTCTTGA
- the LOC125213366 gene encoding NADPH-dependent diflavin oxidoreductase 1 isoform X8, translating into MVHLTISVVSWTTPYKRKRTGLCSSWLAGLDPNQRVLIPAWISKGCLPPPPPSLPLILVGPGTGCAPFHGFVEERAIQSKTVTTAPVVFFFGCRNEKDDFLYRDFWLSHLQKNGVLSEEKGGGFYVAFSREQPHKVYVQHKMREQRSKIWSLLSQGAAVYVAGSANKMPADVMSALEEIVSNETGVPREAASTWIRTLERAGKYHVEAWS; encoded by the exons ATG GTCCATTTAACTATAAGCGTAGTGTCATGGACAACACCTTACAAGAGGAAACGCACGGGTCTTTGCTCATCATGGCTTGCGGGTCTTGATCCCAATCAGA GAGTCCTTATACCAGCATGGATTAGCAAAGGCTGTCTTCCTCCGCCACCACCATCACTTCCTCTGATTCTTGTTGGACCTGGAACTGGATGCGCACCTTTCCATGGGTTTGTGGAGGAACGTGCAATTCAGAGTAAAACTGTTACAACTGCTCCTGTTGTCTTCTTCTTTGGGTGTAGAAACGAGAAGGATGATTTCCTGTACAGGGATTTTTGGCTGTCACATTTGCAGAAGAATGGAGTGCTTTCTGAAGAGAAAGGTGGAGGATTCTATGTTGCCTTTTCGAGGGAACAGCCGCATAAAGTGTATGTACAACACAAAATGAGGGAGCAAAGGAGTAAAATATGGAGTTTGCTAAGTCAGGGCGCTGCTGTTTATGTTGCTGGATCTGCAAATAAAATGCCTGCTGATGTAATGTCAGCATTGGAGGAAATTGTTTCGAATGAAACCGGGGTTCCAAGAGAAGCTGCATCGACATGGATTAGGACACTGGAAAGGGCTGGCAAGTATCACGTCGAGGCTTGGTCTTGA